In the Limanda limanda chromosome 15, fLimLim1.1, whole genome shotgun sequence genome, tcaggcctACTTGTTGTCCCTGAAGTAgagtatgcacacacacacacttcagctgaCAACAATGACCTATCTCAAGTCTTTAAACACCTTaactaaatataaaattatcCACTAAAACTTGTCTTTTttacattgattgattgaatatttatttaagcctcggaagacacattgagggataagaccctcattttcaatggtgccagggggaacaataaaaaagttgatacattaaaagttaatacattgaataaataggaatgaaataaatatgcatatatatatacacagtaatacaaggtataaaacaattcgtcaataaaatactatggcaaagtccactagcagttacagtcattgcaggagaagtcagctgtacatgagaccagactcgaaaactctgtcaatgaaacaaatgagcgcaactttaaagatttttggacctcattccaaatgtagggtgcTTTATaatagaaagctgtcttccccaagttggtcttaacacgaggtACATACaatgaaagccagctctgggagcgagtattgtgggtattacaattccagctgatgagagaggagagatatagtggcagtagcccaatgattgttttgtaaatataaatcttccaaTGACCATCCCTTTTTTCAGACAGGGCTGGCCAGCCAACCTTGTTATAGAGAGTACAGTGGTGTGTGCCATAGCGGTCTCCTGTGATAAAACGCAGAGCAGAATGGTATACAGCATCCAGAGATTTCAGTGTGCTGTGGGATGTATTTCCATAAATTACATCACCGTAATCTAAAACTGATATAAAAGCAGACTCAATAATGCGTTTTCTGGCTTGGAAAGTGAAACAGAACCTATTTCTATAGAGAAAGCCCAATTTTGTTCTTAGCTTTTTTACGAGTTGACTCACATGTGGTTTAAAATCGAGCTTCTCATCAACCCAAATGCCTAGGTATTTATAGCTGTTGACCCTTTCCAGAGTGGTACCATTTCTAGAGCAGagttttaaactgttaaaatcagTGCTTCTAGCTTTAGTAAAAAGAATCCATTTGGTTTTGGCACAATTCAGGACTAGCTTCAAGTCACTTAATTGCTTCTCTAGCATGTGGAAGGAGAGCTGCAGTCTATTTATAGCGGAGTCAATGTTGGAGGCACTACAATACAGAACTGTGTCATCCGCATAAAGATGAACCCGAGAAAGTGGAGTGAGTGTGGAGGCAATTTCattgatatatattataaaaagtaaagGTCCAAGGACAGAGCCTTGGGGTACCCCCTTGTCAATATCTAAAAAAAGTGATGTTATTTTGCCCACCTTTGCACATTGGGAGCGACCAGAGAGATAACTGTTAAACCACTGTAGGCTCAAATGATCAAAGCCGATAAGAGATAATTTGTGTAAAAGCAGATGGTGGTCAAGCGTGTCAAAGGCCTTTGAGAGGTCCACAAATAGTGCGGCACAATGTTGCTTATTGTCTAGCGCAGTAATGACATCATTGACCACAAGGGAGGCTGCAGAAATAGTGCTATGTCGGGCTCTAAAACCTGAGATGGACTCAAGAAAGACgataatgataaaaatgattttagCTGGGTATTAATAAAGGATTCAAGAATTTTTGAGAGACATGATAATTTTGAAATTGGCCTGTAGTTGTTCATATTATTCGTGCTACCACCCTTGTGCAGTGGGAGAACATGGGCTGTTTTCCAGGTTGAAGGGATAACACCAGTTGTTATGGAGAGATTGAAGATGTAAGTAATATATTCAAAAATTACAGTAGCTGAGGTTTTCAGAAAGAAAGGGTCAAGCTTGTCGTCACCGGTCGTTTTCTTTGGATCAATTTTGATCAGGGCATTGCAGACCTGAACTGAATCTAATGTTGTCAgactaaagctgctttctgaAAGTGGAACTGGcaaagcggggggggggggggggggtgcagggatCTGCTTGAAGATCAGTAGTATGCACGGTATTATCAAAAAGGTGCCCGGCTGCAGTAAAATGTCTGTTAAAAGCAGAGCAGATGTCAGAGGGTtcagttaaaacagtggagtctGCTAAAATGCTAGCAGGCAGGCATGAACTGAGCTCTCCTTTTAGACTTTTAACTGCTTTCGAGAAATCACCTGGTCTATTGGACGATTCAGTgaattttttcaaataaaaatcggCTTTCCCTCTCCTGACTGCTGATGTGCATTTATTTCGCAATTGTCTAAATTTAAGCCAGTGGGAATGGTCATTTGTCTGCCTTGCTAAATTCCATGCCTTGTTCCTGGAACAATGCTGTTTTGCAAGTTCATTGCAGTACCAAGGGTTGACTCTGCTCTTAGTCCTGCATTTTTTATAGGGAACATGTTTGTCAACTATTAAGTTGAAAGCTGTGGTGAAGTGTTTTAGGGCCAGATCAACATCAGGTATTTTGACAGTATCTGCTATGTCGCTGTAAAAAAGGTCGTGTAAGAAGCCTGCTCATCAAAGAGCTTAAAATTCCTTTTCATTACTACCCAAGAACCACATTTCTGCAACCTCATGTCACGGATGCATATTATGGGACAATGATCACTGATCCCCAAGTCTAAAACCCCATTTGCAACATATTTTTCCGGTTTGTTGCAAAAAATTAGATCAATTAAAGTTGATTTAGAAAAGTCTTTCAGATTAGGACGAGTGGGCACAGAAATTAGCTGGGTAAAatgcaggtcagaggacagCTCCTTAAGAGCTTCGGAGGCATCAGTTGACCAATCTAAATTAAAATCACCCAACACAATTAGTTCTGAGTCAGAAAGAGGAATAAGAAGTTCTGCCATCTTTTTGAGGGCCATAGTCGGGGCACAAGGGGGTCTGTAAACTCCAATGACAATAATAGAATTTTTGTGACCAAGGTCAATTTTTAGGGAAATGAAATCAAAGCATTTTGGGATTGATACAGCGTTTAAAATAGCAGCAGAATAAGTGCTTTTAACATAGACAGCTACACCACCACCCCTGCTGGCCCTATCAGATCTGAAAATATTATATCCCTGAATAAACACTGTTTGGTCGTCTATATCTTTATGTAGCCATGTCTCCGATATGACCAATATATCAGGGTTGGCTTGGTTTACTAAAATATTAATGTGATCAAGTTTGTGACGGCTCAACAAACTTCTTATGTTTAAGTGTAGGAAACCCACCCCTTTTCTATTTCTAAATTCTTGGGGGTCACTTACAAAGGTAGAGATATTTTGATTGACTGTACATGTGTTGAGGGGCGGAAAAATGTCTTGTATCTGCAACAAGCACCTGAGAGTTCGTGTTCTGAGACGTCGCGGCGGGCGTGTTCTCCTCCGCGAGATCATTGTTGAAATGTCATGTTGATCAGGAAAAATAACAGAAGTTGTTATCATGACAGGAATGTCGGAGGCACTGTTGATGCAGGACATAGAGTTGGGGGACAGCACCTCGTCGTAGAAGCTGGGGGCGCAGGAGGAGCCGGTGTGGGGCGGCGGCGGGGTCCGGGACGTGGGGCTGCCTAGCAGGGGGGACTCGAGCCCGTGGTGGGTGGAGAAGCCGGAGAAGCTGAGGCTGTGGTGGAGCTTGGGTCTGTCCCTCTGGCTGTAGCCGCCCAGCTCGCGGGTCGACCGGGGCTCCCCCGGCTGCATGTTGGCCGCCGGAGCGGGCCGGCGCTCGTCGGCGTTGTGGATGAAGTGACACCGGGGCCCGTACGGGCAGAAGCCGATGGTGTGGAAGGTGCGGCACGGCTCCGTCTTGTACTTCGGGTGGCGGGACAGGCTCCTCAGCTCGTGGTAGCTGTGAGCGAACTGACACTTCTCCCCGTACTTGCAGGAGCCGTTCTCCTCGAAGGGCCGGCACAGCTCGGTCTTGTAGCGGGTGGAGTTGATCTGCGAGCCGGCCTTCTGCTGCTGCACGCCCCGCTCCCCGCTCGCGCTGTAGGCTCCGTCGCGGAACTTGTTCTCCTTGTTCATGAGGCTCGtggggctgctgctggtgctgattCCACCGATCGGCACGTTTCCCTTCGGGCTGTCGTAGCCGGAGCCCAGGTTGCACTTGTTGCCGTTGTTCATCGCTACGGTGCTTAGCCAGCCTCCTGCTCGCCGCCATTGCACGTATACGACAGCTGTCAGTGCGGACATGTGATGAAGTGAAGTGTCTCCTGTAGAAAGAAGAATCGAAACTTAACACGTTGTGCGTTTCCTGTCTTCTACATACCATCAAAAGATTATagacaataaaatattaagGTAATTTTAAACCTATTATGTGACTAAGGCCTTTTAAATAACAGTACCTAAAAATGAACCAGCAGAGAACCGGTGGGAACTGTATCTTAAGCAAAAGCATATTGCTTGGTGTGACTTCTATACCAACAATTTTTTAAGTAAAACAGCTATGTAACCATCGTGCAGTGTATCTGTTTCTATTATGAAATTTAATGCGTGccttattttgtgttttattgtgatgattTATGCAATACACATGGTCCCTTTACACTATAGTTTTATAGTAATTGAAATTTAATTTTCAGCTGAAAGAAAGTTGTCAGTCAACTTTGTTATTCATTGTATTATTTGTTGAAAAACACGAGGATGTCCTAAACATTCGTTCATCGGAAACAATAATTACAAATCCTGCTAGATCGGTCTTTGTTCTTGTTTCATCGACGGTGCGATAAGTAAAACGGGTTTACACCGGATGCTGAAGACGCCAAAGCaacgcgtaagcgcagcgccaagccttaaatGAATGCCTACACCTTTTTCACGGCTCAGCACCCAGAATTCAAGAGCGGCATCACCAATGCACGACGGCTCTTCCTCAAAGAGCTGTCAAAGGAGCTTGTCACACCACATATGAGGAGTCGACTGGAAGGCTGCCCACAACTGCAAACCCCGATTATTGAAGCAATGGGAAGGTGTGGGGTGACAAAAGCCACAACATAGCCACAGGAAAGAAGCAGACAGGGCCAACCAAAGAGAAAGAGGTGTCAGATCTGCCCAAGTAACAAAGATCGCAAAGTCAACAATAGTTGTGGGAAATGCAATGTACCTGTGTGCAATTATCACAGCCAGAAACAGGTAGTTTGTCTGAACTGCATACAGTGATGAGATAAGAAGGCAAAACAGGGAAAAGAGACAGGAACTGTCAATGACTggacagttacacacacacacacacacacgcacgcacacacacacacacacacacacacacacacacacacacaatggatgtTCACATTTTTCTATTACTGTTCTTggtaattatttttttcaaaaattttaaaaagtgaaaaataaagatatttcaaaCATGAAATCATTCTTGTGTGTTCCTTAATATAATACTAAATATTATACAAGTGATTAATTTAACCAAAATGACGAAAATGGCATAAAAACCCATTGATTCGaatatgggtcatttttgacccacttATGGAAGAGTGTAGGGTCCAGTCACTCGTGCATCTAAGGGTAAAATAACAACCAAGCGCCGGCGCTTCGGTGTTGCTTCctcgtccggtgtaaacccggcgtcaggCAGGGTCAAACTACGTCAGGTCCCCCAGTGACGATTCACCGTCGTCCACGCTGTCAGCTGACTGCTAGAGCAGCTTCCGGTTTCCGCTGAATGaaggtgtttattttgtttggtgTAAGTCCGTCTTGACTAGGCTCATTATGCTCATACTACAGTTACCAGAAGACGTCCTCTACCATATCTTGTCTTATTTGGACTGCAAATCTCTCGCCCGCCTCTCTCAGGTCTGTAAAAGCATTTACCGCTTTGTAAACCGCGACACTGTCTGGAGGAGCATCGCCAAAGAGTTTCTTAACACTGGGATCAATCGGGACGGGACGGACATGTAAGATGTGCAGTAATAAGTGTGTGTTAGCAAAGTGTGTGTAAGCTTAGCCTGTCATTGTTCGTTGACACGCAGTATTTCTGTGTTGTGTAACCACTGGCTGCACCTGATTACTGAATATGTTGTGCTGAACACGGACAAttgaatacaaattaaatgtaaatgtaatggaGCTTTCAGACACAATAGGTTCggactttttcttcttcccctgGTGTCAGTGATACGAGAACAACAACCGATCTCGTAGCGTTTGCTATTTTCGCTGCAGAGTTTACGGATGTTTAGGAAATTGTCAAACAATCAAATTCTCCTTAGCTCTTCTCTagtcatctctcctctcttttctcctcagctCTTCTCTCCagtcatctctcctctcttttctcttcagctcttctctcCAGTCATGTGCTAGATTTACAAACTCTTAAGTGTTTACTTAAACTCTATTTACATTTTGAAGCCtgagtatatatgtatatatatgtgattgaacagtttgtgtttaacaTAAGTACCCAACATGATTAAACTTTACTGAGTAAATTTTTTGATTACCGGTGACTTGCCTGGTTTTGCACATTTACCCCTTTCCTTATAAACAATCAAACAGGACACCttcttgaatttatgttttcattgtcatAAGACACGTAGGGACAGTATTAACTCTTAATTGTCAATGATTAATTTGATTAAACCCAAAATGTAAATGGCCTGTGATAAATTCCAATAACTATTCATCAAAGTGTTTTAGTATGTACACAATACTGTGCATGTTGCTGCTGTTACTTTTTACCAGATGTGCACCATAGAATCATTAGAAGTAAAACAGAGTTTCATAGAAATCATAATTTAAAATCCAACAAAAAACGAAATACAGTTATTGTTCAAGGTAGACATGATCACTGTTGGAAAATGAATCTCTAGTGCTTAATATTTAATGAGTGTAATTTACGGTAGAGATATTCAAATTGAAAAAGCGCAATGGTAAAGTAGTAATTCACATATGTCTTCCAGCACTTAATTCAGTCATCTGTTTACCGTAAGAGTAAACTCCAAAGCCTAGAGAAACGCAAGCTGGTCTTACATTTAACAGTTTTTACATTGTGTAGGTCAACTGTACTGATGGAGACAAAGATGCCGTCCAGGAGCCATTTTTCATCAGAAGTCACCTAGGTCACAACTCTTTATGTTCTGCAGATTAAAACAGTGttagaaaatattttatacAACACTATTTAATATTAGCTTACACACTAActtcagctacaactcattacTTCTCTGAAATATGTGCTCCACTGGCTTTTCAGATTACTTACACATTGCTAACAATACCTCAGATGATGGAAGCTAACTTTGTTAGCAGCTAGTTCTCAGCACAGTCAGGAGCTCGGTGTGGTTAGTAGCAGGTGTAGATGGGCATGTATACAGTCCTTGTgatgagaggtcagaggtcagacccAGCTCCTCCTTTTTGTCCAGATATGGTAATTTCCGGTTCAGCATGGCTCCAAATCACCAAGATGATGCTGATCAAATTCGAAACTCTCGGGTTCAAAACAGCAGTTTACAAACCAATGGGTGATGTTACACAAGGTTGCCAATTCGGTGTAGTATGTGGGGGAGAGCAACTGTATGGTCTAACTGCAGCCGGTTTCCCTTCCACGAGGCTTTAAGGTAACGTGACCTGGTTAGGTTTTGCAGCGTTGCATGAAGTCAGACAAACATTTTAACCATCAGAAAattaattttcatatttttgaaaAGTGTTGACTCTAAAATCTTCATCAGAAATAAACCAGGTATGATAAACGCAAAGTTAACCAACTTCACTTTGTACCATAGACTGAACCATAAGCTCTCCTCATaatgtccagcacacaaacaataaaaagtgactgtaTATTATAAAACTGTttgaggactcactaatgacaaggaataatacTGAAGTAGCTCCCAGTCataaaacaggcaggtttagaagaGGCACTGCAATAGTGCAGTTTAATTTGGGATCCCAAAATTATTTTAGGTGTgaatgattgtttgtctctatatgtctgTCCTGGCTAGACTGATAACAGACACAGTGTACCCTgtctctcacccaatgtcataATATTAGCAGACTAACCAATGGAATGGAAAAAATTTCAGGTTTTTGCATACTATTGAATCGATATGATGGGTATGGTTTCAAAGGGTCAAATTGGCCTGTTAAAAATAACTCATACTTAAAATGTAGCCCCCAAAACCTACTGTAAATAGTCATGTTCGGTACTCTCTGTTATTGCAGATATCCTCACATACCACTGAAGGAGAGAGTGAAGTTAGCACAAAACTGGTGTGATGGAGTCTGTAAAAGAGGAATTCCTCTCAAATGGAAAACAAAGTAAGTTTGTTTTTGAGCTCACTGTTTGAAGGCTCAAACTCTGTCTTGTACTTCTGTGGGGGGATTCGTCATAGAGCTTGGCTAGACTAACCTGATTCGAGCTCTGCATTTCCTTTAATGTTGAAATATtcttttaacaaaaataaaatattctttgcatactttattttaatatatcaGGGTGTTTATTTGGTAGTTAAACTATACACATTTCTTCTAAATCTTGTAAATTTCTAATATCTTGTCTTCAGGCTGTTACCATGGTTGGAGTTGGATGGGGATGTACTCTTTCTATCTCAGGCTGCTGATATTGGAGCTTACCAGTTGCACCAAGACTCTGGGAGGTTGCAGCGTAACCCATTTGAAATCTACTCAGGCCACAATGCTGATGTGTGCCACTTTGTTCTGACGGACTCTCACCTGATAAGTGGTGGAAGGTAGATCATGTTctctttgttcttcttctgATTTGATCTGGCATGGACAACGTCATTGCAGAACATCACAATCAGACACTGAAGTaatcatttgtttgttattaaaCAATTTTGTGACTCATTAGTAATTTATCCATAAACCTATTGAGATGATTTGCTGTTTAAAAAAGTGACGTTTGCTGCTATGGCGATATGTTTCAAATAGATTGAAAATCTCTGTAGTTCTTTTACAGTGGATGAAAAAGTAGTAGAAGCTGAAATAGGAATGGTGCAGTAGACCTTACCAAGTGGCTCTCACCACAGCAACCCGAGACGAACCATTcgttttttaacatatttattaaatCAGACAAAtttaacaaacataaataaacttcAACTTAAAGCAGACTAGCTTTGCAGCTCAGTCAGGGTGTCTCTCGGGTGTCTGAGTCCTTGAGGCAGCTCCGATGCTGCCTCTTTAGCACAaggaccaatcagctaacagctctcacctgcgctgattgatcctctgtggtgcaggtgaggAGGCTCTCCCAGCCCCCCTCCAAAAGGACAATGTAGAAATACCGTGATTTGTGTATGCTTTGTTTTGGGGATTTGTGCCATTCTTCTTTGCAGATTCTCTCAAGCTCTGTCATGTTGGATAGTGACTGTTcatgtctctttctttttgatTCACTTCAATTCACAGTTCTGGCTGGACCACTACTTCAATGAGTTGTCCCAAAAGCGAGTTGTCGGCTGTGTGCACAAGTCAAGTCAACTTAATTTATATAGCGCTAACCCCTTACCccaggggttctcaaacttttgcatgctgggcccccccaaagctggttaggggtagttgccccccccccttaactACACCaccatatatagatagatagatagcatattgttattgatacgcctgacatgtcaaggttaggctattgtttttgttaggcccatacagacaattattattactatttattattgttattgttattattattatgattatgatcaGTAGTAGTAGGCCTATTCGTAGGCTATTAATATTAGCAGCTATGTGAGCCTGCATGCTttcttattataataatcatcattattatcaccaTAATGGATGTggtggatgattgaagatgtaaaggtaggtgttaaggggaaaagggctagctgcagttggaagaagttagctagctagaaggctagctcttggggctacaagctttctaaaaagactgtggagcaaattactccttagattAGGCTAGGAATAGGCCTACTGCAAGTGCAGTAAGGTATTACTAAGGAAagagtgagtctttaaaaagactgtttataaagcaatgaatatctgaatgatagaggaaacaagagcaatcgcacaaactctgcagggtgTCGTCTCAGTGAGGGTGAGCGCTGACCATGCCTGCGGTTACTTTTATACTCGGAAGCGTACGTGCAACTCGCGTTCAAATGATAACACTCCTCTTTTGATTGGTGGATCAGGAATgaaacagtatttgatttgtttgtgtcagtccagccccttgcatttcgcCACTGAGGGAGCTTTCCCTAACCAGTGACAGGTCGgcggtctttttttttttttcgccgTCTATGACACCGCGCCCCCCCTGGAGAGTGTTCGcgccccccactttgagaaccactgccttACCCTAATCATTACTAGCATTATGTCAGACCACATTTTGTATACAGCAGGTCTAGGCTTAGTGATAGGGGGAGGGCAGGACAGGAAGGAGAAATAATGATCTTGAAGGCACAAACAGGCAGAGTTGCTGTTTagtggtttttaaaaagattaTACTAATCTAATTGGCAGGACATGGACCATACTATGACTCAGACCCATACGCAGCCCTATCTGGACACAGAGTTATGAGCCATTTAAACCAATGCAGCTATTCTAGCCTTTACAGCCCTGTTTTAGTAGGGTTGGGTTCTTAAAGCGGTACCTCTAAAGTTACCAATCAAAATACGTTGATACTACCGGGTAacgattcatgtttaatcaatCAGTGGCAAATTTCGGTATGTAAACGTGAGTGAGAGCTAACGAGAGAGTATACgttaaacaaagagagagagagcaagaccATGCGACTCAACCCTAGAGCGTGATCAAGCCAACCGTATTTCTGATCAGTGCAGAATCCGAACCCAGATAGCCATGCATGGCACCAGGGCACGGTACCAGCGCACAGACCCAGGGACCT is a window encoding:
- the LOC133020696 gene encoding uncharacterized protein LOC133020696 — its product is MSALTAVVYVQWRRAGGWLSTVAMNNGNKCNLGSGYDSPKGNVPIGGISTSSSPTSLMNKENKFRDGAYSASGERGVQQQKAGSQINSTRYKTELCRPFEENGSCKYGEKCQFAHSYHELRSLSRHPKYKTEPCRTFHTIGFCPYGPRCHFIHNADERRPAPAANMQPGEPRSTRELGGYSQRDRPKLHHSLSFSGFSTHHGLESPLLGSPTSRTPPPPHTGSSCAPSFYDEVLSPNSMSCINSASDIPVMITTSVIFPDQHDISTMISRRRTRPPRRLRTRTLRCLLQIQDIFPPLNTCTVNQNISTFVSDPQEFRNRKGVGFLHLNIRSLLSRHKLDHINILVNQANPDILVISETWLHKDIDDQTVFIQGYNIFRSDRASRGGGVAVYVKSTYSAAILNAVSIPKCFDFISLKIDLGHKNSIIVIGVYRPPCAPTMALKKMAELLIPLSDSELIVLGDFNLDWSTDASEALKELSSDLHFTQLISVPTRPNLKDFSKSTLIDLIFCNKPEKYVANGVLDLGISDHCPIICIRDMRLQKCGSWVVMKRNFKLFDEQASYTTFFTAT